TTGACTCTGCGTTAGGCTTCGAGCTGAGTTCTGACCTCCAGCAGCACGAACTCGGTGATGGGACTGTGCTGTCCTCCTTCCAGAAGGATATCCTAAATGCGCTTCAGGCAGGGAAGGACATCGCGATATCCGGTCCGACATCTTCCGGGAAGTCATTCATACTCCGGAAATACATCCAGAGTGAGCTCAAAAGCGAGGATGGCTTCGAAGCAATCTACGTCGTCCCGACTAGAGCACTCATTGCGGAGGTGAGCGAGAAGCTCTCCAGTCTCAACGATGATATAGACGGAGAGCAAGAGATTGAGGTCAGAACCGGCGCATATTTCGAGGAGGAATCGGAGGATCTAGAAACAGATTTAAATTCGTTCTTAGTAGTTACTCCTGAGCGGTGTCTGCGGCTCATCGACGAGGACACTAGGGCGAGAATTGAGCCAGACCTGATATTCTTCGACGAGATTCAGAACGTCCAGGACGGGCAGAGGGGTGTCTTATTCGAGGATATCATTCAATTACTCAGTGAATCCTGGCCGGAAACTCAAATCGTCGCCGCAGGTCCCTATCTTGAGGAGCCACAGGATACTTTAAGCAATCTGACAAACCGAGAGGTCGTACAGATCAAAACCGCATTTACACCGGTTCTTCAAATGAAGGCGATTATTCGGTTCAAGAGAGCAAAAAACCAATCCAGATCTATACGGATGGTTGATGTTGTCCTCTACAGTCCTTCTGGAGACAAATTAGAGTTCACGATAGCCGAACCGGACGACCTCACGTATACTACGGTCAACAATAGCAAGACTAGAGCGCTGACCACCATAATCGATGAATATGGGCAAAATAGCCAGAATCTGGTATACGCCAGCAAAACCAACCTAGCCGAGGATCGAGCCGACGCTATCGCAAACAACCGGAACCGAGAGATAACGTCTGCGAGAATCGATGATCTCACCGAATTCCTGAAGAACACGATCCACGAAGACTATCCACTCATTGACCACCTCCAAAAAGGAGTGGCCTTCCACCACGGTCGCGTACCGAAGATTGCGAGAGAGGAGATAGAAGACCTCTACCGGTCGAAAGTAGGCCTTGACACAATCGTATGTACTTCTACTCTACTGGAGGGGGTGAACCTCCCCGCGGAGAAAATTTTTCTGACTAGTGCATATCGAGGGGACAATGAGCTGTCAGAACTCGACTTCCAGAACCTCGTCGGACGGGTCGGTCGCGTTGATTCCCGGTTGTACGGTTCTATCTATTGCGTTGAGGCCGAAGATGACGAATGGGTGGATGAGAAATTGGATAGCGATACGGAGGAATCGGTCAATCCTGCTACCTCACAAGCTACGGATAACCCAAACAAACTCATCACCGCGCTCGGAAGCAACGACCTTCGGCAGCTCAAAGACGCATCGACGCGGTACACGTCGATTCTCCTTCGCTCTCGCTACCTCAAGTCCGACTACGATGTCGACAAATACCTCTCCAACAAGGGGCTCTCGGACTCAGACATCTCCTCAGCGAAAGACGAACTCGATCGGACTCTCGAAGACATCGAGATCCCGGAGAAACTGCTGAGGCGGAACCCAACTGTCGATCCCGTGGAGCAGAACACGCTCTACAGGCTGGTGATGAAGAACCCGGAAAGGTGGGTGATTGGTGAGAATACAGCAGAATACAGTTATGATAAACTCATGCGGATCACTCAGCAGTTGAATCAGGTATTCAAGTTCACCAAGGATGATGAATACGGGATCGATCCCTCAAACCGAGAAACCAAGCACGGAGCGCTGGAGCCGATCGTAGTAGTTGCGAATCAGTGGCTTCGAGGAGAGACGTACAAGTCCATGATTGATTCTAGGCAAGCGAACGTTGAGGATGAGGGCCTGAGTAAGTGTATTAGAACGATCCTTGATCTCGTGAACGACGACGTTCGATTTATTCTGGTCAAGTACTACGGGATGCTGGTCGATATGCTAGAAGAAACCGACTACGAGATGGGTAAGTGGGCAAGCAACTTCGACCAGATGTTGGAGATGGGATCGATGAACTTCGGGGAGTTGCGTCTCATGTCGAAAGGTGTAGATCGGTCGGTTGCGCTGCAGTTAGGAATCCCACCGAACGTCGATGATGTCGAAGAATTTCTTGAAAACCGTCGAGGGAAGATCCCAAAATTCTTCGCTCGACACCTAGAGTCGCAGGGGGTCCTCTAGATTATCCGCATCCCGCGTACTAACTCAGGCACATTTTCATAGACAGCTTCGGCCGATAGTCTAGCTCATCATATTTTGGAAGCGCTCGCGTAGCGCGTCCTCGCGCTCCTCTCACGGGCAAAAAACAACCACCCTTAACCAACATTCTACCCAAGAAATCAGCGCTGTTGGTTAATAACTAAGACGGCCTCCGACACCTGTCTTCAACTCTCGGACTCACTCGTCGGCTTTGCGTCGACAGCGCACCTGTTCAGGATTCGGTACCCACGGATGGTCGTCCCAGCAGTGAAGGGCGTGCTCTTGTGTCGTGTCGAACAGCGCCTCGCACGACCCACACTCGTAGGCGGTCTCGGTCCAGCGTTCCGTGACGAACATCGCCGTCACCGTCGACCTAACCGGATCTGATGCGGCCGAACGCTGAACGTAATCATTCGTAGAGGCACTGAGCGGACGCATCCTCTCCATTGAGGGTCTGCTGATCCTCGTCCGTATCAGCAAAGAGGGTCGACTGATCTCCCTCCGATGTTTGCTCAACTTCGGGTCGGTCGTCGACGCCGAACTTACTCGCTTCGGGCCGATCAAGACGCGAATCCCGGTCGCGGTGGTCCACATCAGCGCCGAAATCCTCGAGTGAGGTCTCGACGCTCGTTTCGGTCACTTCTAGTTGGCCATCGTCACCGAATGCGGTCTGTCGCTGAATCTCGATCTCTGGTCGATCACTCACCTCATTCGAGCCTCCACCCACCGAGGCTCCGACAGACACCCCCGAGTGCTGCGTCAATCGTCTTCTGTGCGGATTTCGCTGGCCCGACCTTTGAGCCGGCGAAGAATCGGGATCCGTTGCTGATTCGCGTTCTCGTAGGCGACGCACTCCCGGAGCGTCTCTATATCGTTGATCGTCACGATACCAGCGTTGATGAGTCGCGTATTCGGGGGTTCGAGCCGTTGTTCTGGTGAAAGCTCGCTTGCGTCTGTTGTTTGACCGTCTGGATTGGTCATTGATGATCGCCTCCGCGACTGCTGAGGCGACGAAAAACAACTCTCTCCGTTACCCGTCTTCTTCCTCAGGCTGGATCTGGCGAGTGTCCTCAGCGAGGTCGTGGATATACTCGCGGAGGGTTTCCATATCCTCGCGGGCGTCTTCGAGCGTTTTACCCTTCACTTTGGCCGTGATTTTGTCTTGATCGCGGGTGCCAGTACCGCGAGTAAGTTTGACCGTGAGTGAGACGCCGACATCGCTTCGCTCGACGTACTCGGTTGGTGCCTGACACTCACGATTCTGCGGCGATTCTAGGCCCGTACGTGGCTGCTGGGTGTGTTCTGACATTGATTGCTCTCTGATCGTTAGTTGACGGACGGTGCGACTGGATCGTCGACTATCTCACGAAGGGCTGCATCTATCTCGCGGCCGGTGAGTCGCCAGCAGCCGTCGGGTCCTGTACACTCTAGCTGGCTCACTACTTCGGTCTTGAACGCCTTGTACTCCGCAAGCGCCAACTCTTCGTTATCAGTGTAATCGAGCAGGAGGGCGAGTGCGAGTTGGGCCGGCCCGCTGCCACCATATCCCCATTCGAATCCCGAAGGACTGTGATTCGCCAGCTCGAGACTCCGCTCTGGCGTGAGCTGTTGTTGGTCCGATTGCTTCTCGACGATGGCGCGGCCTCGACGACGGTAACCGACATAGTTGACGTCGGGATCAGCCGAGGTCCGTGACTGTACGTGTGAGCGTGCGTCGCTAATTCCACTCATAGGTTGGTTCGCGGGAGGCTCGTTCGATCACCCCCGCACCCCTCTCGGGGGTTCAAAAACAGGACGTAGCTGCGTTCGGCAACGTGTTTGACAGTTACAACGTACTGTTCAGGTATATCGGGATGGCTGTACTGGACGATCTTTCAGGGTTCGAGTTCAAGGACGTGATAGAGGACGTCTTCCGCAATCTCGGCTACGAGAACGTCCGTCAGGCCGACCGAACCGCCGACGAGGGTCGCGCGTCATCATGGAGGAGGTCGTCGACGGCACCCGGCGCGCGATCATCGTGGAGTGCAAGCACACGGGGACGGTCGGGCGCCCGGTCGTCCAGAAGCTCCACTCGGCGATCGCGACGTTCGACTTCGACAGCCCGAAACGTGGGATGGTCTTCACGACCGGCCGGTTTACGAACCCAGCCCAGGAGTACGCCAACCGTCTCCAAGAAAACGATGGCCCCCATCTACGAGTTGCTCGACGGCGAGGACCTCCGGGAGATCGCCTGCACCAGCCACACGAAAACGGAGCGGCTGGAAGGCGAGCCGGTCTGTACGGGCTGTGCGGTGACCGAACGGTTCGTGCTGAAGACGAAGTACTTCTACGACGACTAGAATCTCGAGGTGTTCCGCGAGGAGTACGCCGCCATGCCCCTTCACGAGAAGGCGATGGAGAACAAGATGCTAGCGGGAGGTAGTGTGGTCGCGGCACTTCTGGTGGTCATCGGCCTACTCGTGGTCGGCGGCGTCATTTAGAACGACTGCACTCTCACGTAGGCTCAGCGATAGAGTGTCTCTGTTCAGCAAGTCTTTCTGTAGATATGATGGAGGGCGGAGAAGCCCATTACGAATGGGTGCTATGCCGCTGAAATGAAACTAGAGGGTAGATTAATTGCCGTAAAATTCAAGCGGCCCCCTTCAGTGACCGTTTTCGACAGGTCGAAAATCGAACTCGCGGCTGTTCGCCGGTGCGTCATCGGGGACCTCGTTGTGATTGAGCAGGTACTCGGGCCACGCCTCATATGCGAGTCCGACGAGTAGAGGCTCCACTTCTGCGAGGTACGCTGGATAGCCGTACGGTCCTGGATATACTTCTGGATCCCAGGCGCGAATCCACAGATACGTCTGTTCTTTGAGTTGGTGCGTCCCTTGTTCGAAGAGTTCGCTCGCCCAACTGAGTTTCTTCGACTCTTCTCCGAATACTGTCTCCGAGAGTTCTCCTACGTGCCAATAGCTTCCGTCACCCCAACGAGCGAAACTCCGTGTCCCGCTTCGGTCTTTCGCAATCTCCTCGAAGTTAGCACTCAGTTCGTTCTTTTTCCCGTACGCCTCACCTTTTCCGATGTACCGTGGGACAACATCTGTTGGGGAGGGATTCACAGAGTTGAGTTGAAAGAGGACATAGAGTAAGCCACTCTCTCCCTCTTTCACGCCGTTCCTGTGAACACATCGTTTTCCCTCTCGGCGAATCCGTTCGTCAATAGCGTCGCTTCGCTTGAGCACTGTCGAGGACCCAAGTGTCTTCGTCTCGACAACGAGGTCTTCGTCAGTCTCGAAGAGCGGTATCGGATCTGCCACCTCGGAGTCGTTGATGTCTCGACAGATGGTCTTCTCGACCCACTCGTACCAGAGTTCGATCTTATTTTCGGCAGTCACCTTCTCAGCGGGGAGTTCAGCGAGTCGTGCAGTTTCCTCATTCAACGATTTGTTGTCCTCGTCAACCCATTCGTGACCTACTTTCCCCATCTCGTGGGGGACACGGTTGGGGACGAAGTCGCGATTGGCGAACACACGGTCGAACCGGGAAAGTGAGTGAACCAGACCGACCATCTTCCCCTCGAGTTCGTGCCGGTACGTCGGGTACCCGTACGGACCCGTCTCTAAATCGTCGACGTCGACTACCCACGCGTACAGCTGTGATGCCGATTTTTCATAGACTGTTGCGATGTGGTCGTACTTCCCGTAACTGCCCCACGACCCATCGTCTTCCCACTCCGAAATGGGAAGGGCGTCCCGGAGCTTTCTGAAGTGGTTCATCAGTCGACTCGCGACGTTGCTTGTTTCGCCGATGTACACCGGAATCACGTCGAAAGGTCCGTCTACGGGCTCGTCAAGGAAGTACAACATATACAGATAGTCACCACTCCCCCGACCCAGGCGATACGTATCGTAATCGTCGGCCATCGATAAGTCCGAGCCGCTGTCGTTGACCATCGGAACCGGATCCGGAGTTGCAGCCGACTGGATGTCTGAGAGAATTGCCCTCCGCACAAATTCATCCCAGACCTTCTCTTTTGATCGTCTATCCGACATTGCCGGGAGAAGACAACATACGATAATAAAGTTGGTTGGGACGATTTAGAGCAATACCCGATTT
This region of Natrialbaceae archaeon AArc-T1-2 genomic DNA includes:
- a CDS encoding DEAD/DEAH box helicase is translated as MSTYENAADLEFFNDCLDTLIKDLLYNDLGVTDYRWDQNSESKLQKSAWVASLLASSDDEEHQSKALSFAILAYIEKRGTDDEEMYERYLYIVLSRIGNLQTFNTVRREQADVSFEERLISSLDSALGFELSSDLQQHELGDGTVLSSFQKDILNALQAGKDIAISGPTSSGKSFILRKYIQSELKSEDGFEAIYVVPTRALIAEVSEKLSSLNDDIDGEQEIEVRTGAYFEEESEDLETDLNSFLVVTPERCLRLIDEDTRARIEPDLIFFDEIQNVQDGQRGVLFEDIIQLLSESWPETQIVAAGPYLEEPQDTLSNLTNREVVQIKTAFTPVLQMKAIIRFKRAKNQSRSIRMVDVVLYSPSGDKLEFTIAEPDDLTYTTVNNSKTRALTTIIDEYGQNSQNLVYASKTNLAEDRADAIANNRNREITSARIDDLTEFLKNTIHEDYPLIDHLQKGVAFHHGRVPKIAREEIEDLYRSKVGLDTIVCTSTLLEGVNLPAEKIFLTSAYRGDNELSELDFQNLVGRVGRVDSRLYGSIYCVEAEDDEWVDEKLDSDTEESVNPATSQATDNPNKLITALGSNDLRQLKDASTRYTSILLRSRYLKSDYDVDKYLSNKGLSDSDISSAKDELDRTLEDIEIPEKLLRRNPTVDPVEQNTLYRLVMKNPERWVIGENTAEYSYDKLMRITQQLNQVFKFTKDDEYGIDPSNRETKHGALEPIVVVANQWLRGETYKSMIDSRQANVEDEGLSKCIRTILDLVNDDVRFILVKYYGMLVDMLEETDYEMGKWASNFDQMLEMGSMNFGELRLMSKGVDRSVALQLGIPPNVDDVEEFLENRRGKIPKFFARHLESQGVL
- a CDS encoding DUF7389 domain-containing protein, with translation MSEHTQQPRTGLESPQNRECQAPTEYVERSDVGVSLTVKLTRGTGTRDQDKITAKVKGKTLEDAREDMETLREYIHDLAEDTRQIQPEEEDG
- a CDS encoding DUF6166 domain-containing protein, which translates into the protein MSGISDARSHVQSRTSADPDVNYVGYRRRGRAIVEKQSDQQQLTPERSLELANHSPSGFEWGYGGSGPAQLALALLLDYTDNEELALAEYKAFKTEVVSQLECTGPDGCWRLTGREIDAALREIVDDPVAPSVN
- a CDS encoding GIY-YIG nuclease family protein; the encoded protein is MSDRRSKEKVWDEFVRRAILSDIQSAATPDPVPMVNDSGSDLSMADDYDTYRLGRGSGDYLYMLYFLDEPVDGPFDVIPVYIGETSNVASRLMNHFRKLRDALPISEWEDDGSWGSYGKYDHIATVYEKSASQLYAWVVDVDDLETGPYGYPTYRHELEGKMVGLVHSLSRFDRVFANRDFVPNRVPHEMGKVGHEWVDEDNKSLNEETARLAELPAEKVTAENKIELWYEWVEKTICRDINDSEVADPIPLFETDEDLVVETKTLGSSTVLKRSDAIDERIRREGKRCVHRNGVKEGESGLLYVLFQLNSVNPSPTDVVPRYIGKGEAYGKKNELSANFEEIAKDRSGTRSFARWGDGSYWHVGELSETVFGEESKKLSWASELFEQGTHQLKEQTYLWIRAWDPEVYPGPYGYPAYLAEVEPLLVGLAYEAWPEYLLNHNEVPDDAPANSREFDFRPVENGH